One window of Microbacterium sp. 1S1 genomic DNA carries:
- a CDS encoding cation diffusion facilitator family transporter, whose translation MTVVLAFLANILVAIAKTVAAVITSSASMVAEAAHSWADAGNEVFLLIADRRGAKTKDARHPLGYGRNAFVWSLIAAFGIFTAGSIVSIMHGIQELSDTGPVESPVVAYAVLGIAFVLEGASFTQAMVRSRRLARERGSSTWDFVLETSDTTLRAVFFEDSAALIGLVLAGGSILLHQLTGVAAWDAVGSILVGILLGVVAVILIGRNIAFLVGTSVSPALRSRVGTALLGMEEIERVTSLHIEYVGPNRLFLVAEVDLSGDAREHDVARRLREVERRIEAHEAVETVVLSLSVDDEPSLDFSRV comes from the coding sequence GTGACCGTCGTCCTCGCCTTCCTCGCCAACATCCTCGTCGCGATCGCGAAGACGGTCGCCGCGGTCATCACGTCCTCCGCGTCGATGGTCGCGGAGGCGGCCCACTCGTGGGCCGACGCGGGTAACGAGGTCTTCCTGCTCATCGCCGACCGCCGGGGCGCCAAGACCAAGGACGCCCGGCACCCGCTCGGCTACGGGCGGAACGCGTTCGTGTGGTCGCTCATCGCCGCGTTCGGCATCTTCACCGCCGGATCGATCGTGTCGATCATGCACGGCATCCAGGAGCTGTCCGACACCGGTCCGGTGGAGAGCCCGGTCGTCGCCTACGCCGTGCTCGGCATCGCCTTCGTCCTGGAGGGGGCGTCGTTCACACAGGCGATGGTCCGCTCCCGCCGCCTCGCCAGGGAACGCGGCTCCTCCACCTGGGACTTCGTGCTGGAGACGAGCGACACCACACTGCGCGCCGTCTTCTTCGAGGACTCCGCCGCCCTGATCGGCCTCGTGCTCGCCGGCGGGTCGATCCTCCTGCATCAACTCACGGGCGTCGCTGCCTGGGACGCGGTCGGGTCGATCCTCGTCGGGATCCTGCTGGGTGTGGTCGCCGTGATCCTCATCGGACGGAACATCGCCTTCCTCGTGGGCACCTCGGTCTCGCCCGCGCTGCGGTCGAGGGTCGGGACTGCCCTGCTCGGCATGGAAGAGATCGAGCGCGTCACCTCCCTGCACATCGAGTACGTCGGGCCGAACCGGCTGTTCCTCGTCGCCGAGGTGGACCTCTCGGGCGACGCGCGCGAGCACGACGTCGCCCGTCGGCTGCGCGAGGTGGAACGCCGTATCGAGGCGCACGAGGCGGTGGAGACGGTCGTGCTGTCGCTCTCGGTGGACGACGAGCCCTCGCTCGACTTCTCCCGGGTGTGA
- a CDS encoding MarR family winged helix-turn-helix transcriptional regulator, with translation MTTEPIDPSSPDAAEAIAQALSRLRGRRPGPGGRRHGRPHDATGHGPHDDAHPHSAHHRGHPGMPPWMADGGSRLGGPARLRMLEALATAPEPLSVSALGQAIGVDQPRASRLVQQGVQAGFVRREADPDDARRTRIALTDEGRRLARGMRGERRELLGRALESFTEADRTELARLLTKLADNWRP, from the coding sequence GTGACCACCGAACCGATCGACCCCTCGTCGCCCGACGCCGCCGAAGCGATCGCCCAGGCGTTGTCCCGACTGCGCGGCCGCCGACCGGGACCCGGTGGGCGCCGGCACGGTCGCCCGCATGACGCGACCGGCCACGGTCCTCACGACGACGCACACCCGCACTCCGCCCACCATCGAGGCCATCCGGGCATGCCCCCGTGGATGGCGGACGGGGGCTCTCGCCTCGGCGGGCCGGCTCGTCTGCGCATGCTCGAGGCCCTCGCGACCGCCCCGGAGCCCCTCAGCGTCAGCGCGCTCGGACAGGCGATCGGGGTCGATCAGCCGCGCGCCTCCCGGCTCGTGCAGCAGGGAGTGCAGGCGGGATTCGTGCGGCGGGAGGCCGACCCGGACGACGCCCGCCGCACCCGCATCGCCCTCACGGACGAGGGGCGTCGGCTCGCCCGCGGCATGCGTGGGGAGCGCCGGGAGCTGCTCGGCCGCGCGCTGGAGTCGTTCACCGAGGCGGACCGGACGGAGCTCGCACGGCTGCTCACCAAGCTCGCCGACAACTGGCGCCCCTGA
- a CDS encoding TetR family transcriptional regulator C-terminal domain-containing protein translates to MSNAVIPDGRRARGDASRRHVLESATDLASVEGLDGLTIGRLAAAAGSSKSSIATLFQSKEGLQLATVAAAREIFVARIIEPARRHPRGVHRLAALLHNALVYSRDRVFTGGCFFAATAADVDSKPGPVSDAVRAALVDWYGYIEAQCRFAATAGEVSDDDVEDLAFELVALNEQANSRSLLLRDDKPYALAAAAMRHRLRDAGAPASALTLLTL, encoded by the coding sequence ATGTCGAACGCCGTGATCCCGGACGGGCGCCGCGCGCGCGGCGACGCCTCCCGCCGCCACGTGCTGGAGAGCGCGACCGACCTCGCTTCCGTCGAGGGCCTCGACGGGCTCACCATCGGGCGTCTCGCCGCAGCCGCCGGATCGAGCAAGAGCAGCATCGCCACCCTGTTCCAGAGCAAGGAGGGCCTGCAGCTCGCCACGGTCGCCGCCGCCAGGGAGATCTTCGTCGCACGGATCATCGAGCCGGCACGCCGTCACCCCCGCGGGGTGCATCGCCTGGCCGCACTGCTGCACAACGCCCTCGTCTACTCGCGGGATCGCGTCTTCACGGGTGGCTGCTTCTTCGCGGCCACCGCGGCGGACGTCGACTCCAAGCCTGGCCCGGTGAGCGATGCCGTCCGGGCGGCACTGGTCGACTGGTACGGCTACATCGAGGCGCAGTGCCGGTTCGCGGCGACGGCGGGCGAGGTGTCGGACGACGACGTCGAGGATCTCGCGTTCGAGCTCGTGGCCCTGAACGAGCAGGCGAACTCCCGGTCCCTGCTCCTGCGGGACGACAAGCCGTACGCGCTCGCCGCCGCCGCAATGCGCCACCGCCTCCGAGATGCCGGCGCCCCCGCCTCCGCCCTCACTCTCCTCACCCTCTGA
- a CDS encoding alpha/beta hydrolase, whose amino-acid sequence MSSAPPLLVRILPAVERVSPRVAGDLAYRLFFSTRPRMTVGPADAATHDAAVRGSIRIREAVVTTYAWGTGPRTVLLLHGWRGRASQFAPLVRELVAEGFRVLAFDAPAHGSSGGRGADIRDWVAAAEELERTDGPFAAIVGHSFGGLAALTVARTTGTVPAVAVIAGAAAPEAFLAQFVHDLRVGSATANRLRARFHHRLGLTAAAITAGYDAAAHPLPACTALLVVHDRGDRRMPDDDALRLHAAHRGRSRLLRTEGAGHTRILAADSTLDAVVALVTGGLDAVDALGTTTERSTGEPAPRRATPAPEGAPPPAPLPRTAARPS is encoded by the coding sequence ATGTCGTCCGCGCCCCCGTTGCTCGTCCGCATCCTGCCCGCCGTGGAGCGCGTGTCTCCGCGTGTGGCGGGTGACCTCGCGTACCGGCTGTTCTTCTCCACTCGCCCCCGGATGACCGTGGGCCCCGCCGATGCTGCAACCCACGACGCCGCCGTTCGCGGGAGCATCCGCATACGCGAGGCGGTCGTGACCACCTACGCGTGGGGCACGGGACCTCGCACCGTCCTCCTGCTGCACGGCTGGCGCGGACGGGCGTCGCAGTTCGCCCCACTCGTGCGCGAGCTCGTCGCCGAAGGGTTCCGCGTCCTCGCCTTCGACGCCCCCGCCCACGGGTCCTCCGGCGGGCGCGGCGCCGACATCCGCGACTGGGTGGCCGCCGCAGAGGAGCTGGAGCGAACGGACGGCCCTTTCGCCGCGATCGTCGGCCACTCCTTCGGAGGTCTCGCCGCGCTGACCGTCGCCCGGACCACCGGGACGGTCCCGGCCGTCGCGGTCATCGCCGGAGCAGCGGCACCCGAGGCGTTCCTCGCCCAGTTCGTCCACGACCTCCGCGTCGGCTCCGCGACCGCGAACCGCCTCCGCGCGCGCTTCCACCACCGCCTCGGCCTCACCGCCGCCGCGATCACCGCGGGCTACGACGCCGCCGCGCACCCGCTGCCCGCCTGCACCGCCCTGCTCGTCGTGCACGATCGGGGCGACCGCCGCATGCCGGACGACGACGCCCTCCGGCTGCACGCGGCCCACCGCGGTCGCTCCCGCCTCCTCCGCACCGAAGGAGCGGGACACACGAGGATCCTGGCCGCCGACTCGACGCTCGATGCCGTGGTCGCGCTGGTCACCGGAGGCCTCGACGCCGTCGACGCCCTCGGCACCACGACGGAGCGGTCCACCGGAGAGCCGGCACCGCGACGGGCTACACCCGCACCGGAAGGAGCCCCACCGCCGGCTCCCCTCCCGCGAACGGCAGCCCGACCGTCGTGA
- the dcd gene encoding dCTP deaminase, with translation MLLSDRDIRAELASGRVGLEPHAPEMIQPSSIDVRLDRYFRLFDNHKYPFIDPSVDQPELTRLIEVDPDEPFILHPGEFALGATFEQVTLPDDIAARLEGKSSLGRLGLITHSTAGFIDPGFSGHVTLELANVATLPIKLWPGMKIGQLCFFRLTSPAENPYGSGPYGNRYQGQRGPTASRSFRSFHRTDVGVTDSGAVGG, from the coding sequence GTGCTTCTCAGCGATCGCGACATCAGAGCAGAACTGGCCTCCGGACGCGTCGGCCTGGAGCCGCACGCGCCGGAGATGATCCAGCCGTCCAGCATCGATGTGCGCCTGGACCGGTACTTCCGCCTTTTCGACAACCACAAGTACCCGTTCATCGACCCCTCGGTGGATCAGCCCGAGCTCACGCGTCTGATCGAAGTCGACCCTGACGAGCCGTTCATTCTGCACCCCGGCGAGTTCGCCTTGGGGGCGACGTTCGAGCAGGTCACTCTGCCGGACGACATCGCCGCGCGCCTGGAGGGCAAGTCGTCGCTCGGCCGCCTCGGTCTCATCACGCACTCGACCGCCGGCTTCATCGACCCGGGCTTCTCCGGTCACGTGACGCTGGAGCTCGCGAACGTGGCGACCCTGCCGATCAAGCTGTGGCCCGGGATGAAGATCGGTCAGCTCTGCTTCTTCCGGCTGACCTCTCCGGCGGAGAACCCGTACGGCTCTGGCCCCTACGGCAACCGCTATCAGGGGCAGCGCGGTCCGACGGCGTCCCGCTCCTTCCGGAGCTTCCACCGCACCGACGTGGGAGTGACCGACAGCGGGGCCGTCGGAGGCTGA